A single genomic interval of Hevea brasiliensis isolate MT/VB/25A 57/8 chromosome 4, ASM3005281v1, whole genome shotgun sequence harbors:
- the LOC110645870 gene encoding G-type lectin S-receptor-like serine/threonine-protein kinase At4g27290 isoform X2, whose amino-acid sequence MSPEYAMEGLYSVKSDVFSFGVIVLETVSGKRNRGFSHTDHHLNLLGHAWILQKEGRSIEIIDASVRNSCNLSEVLRSVHVGLLCVQQNLAERPSMSTVVFMLGGEGALPEPKQPGFFTERDLIELNSSSSYHNSSSANNLTITQLGAR is encoded by the exons ATGTCGCCGGAGTATGCAATGGAAGGCCTTTACTCTGTAAAGTCCGATGTTTTTAGCTTTGGTGTTATAGTGCTAGAGACTGTGAGTGGGAAAAGGAATAGAGGATTCAGTCATACAGATCATCATCTCAACCTTCTTGGACAT GCTTGGATACTACAAAAGGAAGGGAGGTCCATAGAAATAATTGATGCTTCAGTCAGAAATTCGTGCAATCTATCTGAAGTTCTACGGTCAGTGCATGTCGGTCTACTTTGTGTGCAACAAAATCTAGCAGAAAGGCCTAGCATGTCAACAGTTGTTTTTATGTTGGGCGGTGAAGGTGCATTACCTGAGCCTAAGCAGCCAGGATTCTTCACAGAAAGGGATCTCATAGAACTGAATTCCTCTTCAAGCTATCACAACTCTAGTTCAGCTAATAATCTCACTATTACACAACTAGGGGCACGATAA
- the LOC110645870 gene encoding G-type lectin S-receptor-like serine/threonine-protein kinase At4g27290 isoform X1, translating to MKGCFILLILSSHLLLIITISTVADTITITQSIKDGESIISAGESFRLGFFSPGNSKNRYLGIWYNKVSVKTVVWVANREIPLADSSGVLKITDRGLVLVNRNETIIWSSNSTGSTRNVAQLLDSGNLVVKDEDNPEDYLWQSFDYPCDTFLPGMKLGWNRVTGLNRYISSWKTPDDPARGNFTCRIDPAGYPEMIVTEGSVESFRVGSWNGLRFTGTPELKPNPIYIFGFVLNEKEMDYSYQLLNNSLLSRMVIGQNGLFQRFTWIERTRNWRVYLSAQIDNCDHYNLCGAYGSCNINNSPVCSCLKGFVPKVPKEWEMVDWSSGCIRKTPLNCFGDGFRKYSAMKLPETRKSWFDRSINLEDCRNMCTKNCSCTAYSNLDIREGGSGCLLWFNDLIDIREFDENGQDIYIRMAASEIDDDMRIKSKSNEKKRMTIIVSSVISTGILFLVVTIVLYVRKKKQQNAGKETGIVLGNANDKGQKEDLELPLFDFATIACATNNFSVTNKLGEGGFGPVFKGTLKDGQEIAVKRLSKHSSQGLDEFKNEVMHIAKLQHRNLVKLLGCCIESEEKMLIYEFMPNKSLDFFIFDPSRSKLLDWPKRYHIINGIARGLLYLHQDSRLRIIHRDLKAGNILLDDEMNPKISDFGLARSFGGSETEANTNKVVGTYGYMSPEYAMEGLYSVKSDVFSFGVIVLETVSGKRNRGFSHTDHHLNLLGHAWILQKEGRSIEIIDASVRNSCNLSEVLRSVHVGLLCVQQNLAERPSMSTVVFMLGGEGALPEPKQPGFFTERDLIELNSSSSYHNSSSANNLTITQLGAR from the exons ATGAAGGGCTGCTTCATACTTCTTATTCTTTCCTCCCATTTATTGCTTATTATAACAATATCCACTGTAGCTGACACCATAACTATAACTCAATCTATTAAAGATGGAGAGAGCATAATTTCGGCGGGTGAAAGCTTTAGATTAGGATTTTTTAGCCCAGGCAACTCCAAAAATCGATACTTGGGTATATGGTACAACAAAGTATCTGTCAAGACCGTAGTTTGGGTTGCTAACAGAGAAATCCCCCTTGCTGATTCATCAGGTGTTTTGAAGATTACTGATCGAGGACTAGTCCTTGTCAATCGCAATGAAACCATAATTTGGTCTTCCAACTCCACAGGATCGACGAGGAATGTTGCACAGCTTTTGGATTCAGGAAACCTTGTAGTAAAAGACGAGGATAACCCTGAAGATTATTTGTGGCAGAGTTTTGATTATCCATGTGATACATTCCTTCCAGGGATGAAGCTTGGATGGAATAGAGTTACAGGCCTGAATCGCTATATATCGTCATGGAAGACACCTGATGATCCTGCTCGAGGTAATTTTACATGTAGAATTGATCCTGCTGGTTATCCTGAGATGATTGTGACAGAGGGCTCAGTTGAGAGTTTTCGAGTTGGATCATGGAACGGTCTTAGGTTTACTGGCACACCTGAGTTAAAGCCAAACCCCATATACATATTTGGGTTTGTTCTCAATGAAAAGGAGATGGATTACAGTTATCAGCTTCTTAACAACTCACTTCTTTCAAGGATGGTGATAGGTCAGAATGGCCTTTTCCAGCGCTTTACTTGGATCGAGCGAACACGGAACTGGAGGGTTTATCTTAGTGCGCAAATTGATAATTGTGATCATTATAACTTGTGTGGTGCATATGGTAGCTGCAATATTAACAACTCTCCAGTGTGTAGTTGCTTGAAAGGATTTGTTCCAAAAGTTCCAAAAGAGTGGGAAATGGTCGATTGGTCAAGTGGTTGTATTAGAAAGACTCCATTAAATTGCTTTGGGGATGGATTTCGTAAGTACTCTGCAATGAAGTTGCCAGAGACGCGAAAATCCTGGTTTGACAGGAGTATCAATCTTGAGGACTGCAGGAACATGTGCACGAAGAATTGCTCCTGTACAGCCTACTCAAATTTGGACATCAGGGAAGGAGGAAGTGGGTGCCTTCTGTGGTTTAATGACCTTATTGATATTAGAGAATTTGATGAGAATGGCCAAGATATTTATATAAGGATGGCTGCGTCAGAAATAG ACGATGACATGAGGATTAAAAGTAAATCCAATGAGAAGAAACGAATGACGATCATTGTAAGCTCTGTGATATCTACAGGGATTCTGTTCCTGGTGGTAACTATAGTCTTGTATGTTAGGAAAAAGAAGCAGCAGAACGCTG GAAAAGAAACTGGCATTGTGTTAGGAAATGCAAATGACAAAGGCCAAAAAGAAGATCTGGAACTACCACTGTTTGATTTTGCCACTATTGCTTGTGCAACTAATAACTTCTCTGTCACCAATAAACTCGGAGAAGGGGGATTTGGGCCTGTTTTTAAG GGAACGTTGAAAGATGGACAAGAAATAGCTGTGAAGAGGCTCTCAAAGCATTCATCCCAAGGACTCGATGAGTTCAAGAATGAAGTAATGCATATTGCCAAACTTCAGCACCGGAATCTGGTGAAGCTTCTAGGATGCTGCATTGAATCAGAAGAGAAGATGTTAATCTATGAGTTCATGCCCAACAAAAGCTTGGATTTCTTTATTTTTG ATCCAAGCCGGAGCAAACTACTAGATTGGCCTAAGCGGTACCACATTATCAATGGGATTGCTCGTGGACTCCTTTACCTTCACCAAGATTCCAGGCTAAGAATAATTCATAGAGATCTAAAAGCCGGGAACATTTTATTGGATGATGAAATGAAtccaaaaatttcagattttggccTCGCTAGAAGTTTTGGAGGAAGTGAAACTGAAGCCAATACAAATAAGGTGGTGGGAACATA TGGTTACATGTCGCCGGAGTATGCAATGGAAGGCCTTTACTCTGTAAAGTCCGATGTTTTTAGCTTTGGTGTTATAGTGCTAGAGACTGTGAGTGGGAAAAGGAATAGAGGATTCAGTCATACAGATCATCATCTCAACCTTCTTGGACAT GCTTGGATACTACAAAAGGAAGGGAGGTCCATAGAAATAATTGATGCTTCAGTCAGAAATTCGTGCAATCTATCTGAAGTTCTACGGTCAGTGCATGTCGGTCTACTTTGTGTGCAACAAAATCTAGCAGAAAGGCCTAGCATGTCAACAGTTGTTTTTATGTTGGGCGGTGAAGGTGCATTACCTGAGCCTAAGCAGCCAGGATTCTTCACAGAAAGGGATCTCATAGAACTGAATTCCTCTTCAAGCTATCACAACTCTAGTTCAGCTAATAATCTCACTATTACACAACTAGGGGCACGATAA